A single Agromyces sp. CF514 DNA region contains:
- a CDS encoding DUF3710 domain-containing protein codes for MSDIENVDEVPVDHPKSAPDDRASAGPFDESEANPVRPYVDLGGLKVLPREGLHVRLEVEEGTKRVVAIGLDYANSTLQVQPFAAPRNSGLWHEIRSQIAEQIARQGGTTTVREGTFGPEVLAQIPVAAAEGQTGHQRLARFIGVDGPRWFLRGVIAGEAAVDPAAAAKVEDLFRSIVVVRGSTPMPPRDLIPLRMPSTSAGAPTA; via the coding sequence GTGAGCGATATCGAGAACGTCGACGAGGTCCCCGTCGACCACCCCAAGTCCGCACCAGACGACCGTGCGTCGGCGGGCCCGTTCGACGAGTCCGAGGCGAACCCGGTTCGCCCGTACGTCGATCTCGGCGGGTTGAAGGTCCTGCCACGCGAGGGCCTGCACGTTCGCCTCGAGGTCGAGGAGGGCACGAAGCGCGTCGTCGCGATCGGCCTCGACTACGCGAACTCGACCTTGCAGGTGCAGCCGTTCGCGGCGCCCCGCAACAGCGGCCTCTGGCACGAGATCCGGTCGCAGATCGCCGAGCAGATCGCTCGCCAGGGCGGCACGACCACCGTGCGCGAGGGCACGTTCGGCCCCGAGGTGCTGGCCCAGATCCCCGTGGCCGCGGCCGAGGGTCAGACGGGCCACCAGCGCCTGGCCCGGTTCATCGGCGTCGACGGCCCGCGCTGGTTCCTCCGCGGCGTCATCGCCGGCGAGGCCGCGGTCGATCCGGCCGCCGCGGCGAAGGTCGAAGACCTCTTCCGGTCGATCGTGGTCGTGCGCGGCTCCACGCCGATGCCGCCGCGCGACCTGATCCCGCTCCGCATGCCGAGCACCTCGGCCGGCGCTCCCACCGCGTGA